From a single Cupriavidus taiwanensis LMG 19424 genomic region:
- a CDS encoding thioredoxin family protein, whose translation MSTELQAGAPDPSAAPHLDHRAFDALAMREVDDATIDGAIAAAGDALVCVFFWGVDCFNCEMAKKAMLANPGPLRALELHWLHANVYAHPQLGRRFGLHGIPVFMFFQNGKKLGRATGWHGHGQFAAAVANARLKASGKPLAG comes from the coding sequence ATGAGCACTGAACTGCAAGCCGGCGCGCCGGACCCGTCCGCGGCCCCGCATCTCGACCACCGCGCCTTTGACGCGCTGGCCATGCGCGAGGTCGACGATGCCACCATCGACGGCGCCATCGCCGCGGCCGGCGATGCCCTGGTGTGCGTGTTCTTCTGGGGTGTGGACTGCTTCAACTGCGAAATGGCCAAGAAGGCCATGCTCGCCAATCCCGGGCCGCTCCGGGCGCTGGAACTGCACTGGCTGCATGCCAACGTCTACGCGCATCCGCAGCTGGGACGGCGGTTCGGCCTGCACGGCATTCCGGTGTTCATGTTTTTCCAGAACGGCAAGAAGCTCGGCCGGGCCACCGGCTGGCACGGCCACGGGCAGTTTGCCGCAGCCGTGGCCAATGCGCGCCTGAAGGCCAGCGGCAAGCCGCTGGCGGGCTAA
- a CDS encoding RNA-binding S4 domain-containing protein produces MNVDFEADARQRIDKWLWCARFFKTRSLAAEAVERGRVTVNGQLCKNSREVKPGDKVVLEAHQQRWELEVKGIAPARGPAPVAQTLYQESAESQSRRAADAERRRLQPEPSAQLQGRPTKRDRRRIDDFKG; encoded by the coding sequence ATGAACGTGGATTTCGAGGCGGATGCGCGCCAGCGCATCGACAAATGGCTGTGGTGCGCGCGTTTCTTCAAGACGCGTTCGCTGGCGGCCGAGGCGGTGGAGCGCGGCAGGGTGACGGTCAACGGCCAGCTTTGCAAGAACTCGCGCGAGGTCAAGCCCGGCGACAAGGTGGTGCTCGAAGCGCACCAGCAGCGCTGGGAGCTCGAAGTCAAAGGCATCGCCCCGGCGCGCGGGCCGGCGCCGGTGGCGCAGACGCTGTATCAGGAAAGTGCCGAAAGCCAGTCGCGGCGGGCCGCCGATGCCGAGCGCCGGCGCCTGCAGCCGGAGCCCTCCGCGCAGCTCCAGGGGCGCCCGACCAAGCGCGACCGCCGCCGCATCGACGACTTCAAGGGCTGA
- the grpE gene encoding nucleotide exchange factor GrpE has translation MEDQKQTPSNQTATPAGDEATSTAAASPETGAPDTAAAAVDDVAAQLAALEAKASEHYDLYMRAVAEGENIRRRAQEDVAKAHKFAIENFADNLLPVMDSLQAALADGSGDIAKLREGVELTARQLAAAFERGKIVELNPVGEKFDPHRHQAISMVPADQEPNTVVTVLQRGYTIADRVLRPALVTVAAPK, from the coding sequence ATGGAAGACCAGAAGCAGACGCCATCCAACCAGACTGCGACGCCTGCGGGCGATGAGGCGACCAGCACCGCCGCCGCCAGCCCGGAGACCGGCGCGCCCGACACCGCGGCTGCCGCCGTGGACGACGTGGCGGCCCAGCTGGCCGCCCTGGAAGCCAAGGCGAGCGAGCATTACGACCTGTACATGCGCGCCGTTGCGGAAGGCGAGAACATCCGCCGCCGGGCGCAGGAAGATGTCGCCAAGGCGCACAAGTTCGCCATCGAGAACTTCGCCGACAACCTGCTGCCGGTCATGGACAGCCTGCAGGCCGCGCTGGCCGACGGCTCCGGCGATATCGCCAAGCTGCGCGAAGGCGTCGAGTTGACCGCGCGCCAGCTGGCCGCCGCCTTCGAGCGCGGCAAGATCGTCGAACTCAATCCGGTGGGCGAGAAGTTCGACCCGCACCGCCACCAGGCCATCTCGATGGTGCCGGCGGACCAGGAGCCCAATACCGTGGTGACCGTGCTCCAGCGCGGCTACACCATCGCCGACCGCGTGCTGCGCCCGGCGCTGGTCACGGTGGCGGCGCCGAAGTAA
- the hrcA gene encoding heat-inducible transcriptional repressor HrcA, producing MDERSKTLLKTLIERYIAEGQPVGSRTLSKYSGLDLSPATIRNVMSDLEEMGFIASPHTSAGRIPTPRGYRLFVDSMLTAKPLERNADLAELTGQIQDQLGGQQLGPQRMITAAARTLSNLSHFAGVVMTPRRAQAFRQIEFMRLSDKRILLIIVSPEGDVQNRIIQTELPYTPAQLIEAANFFNSHYAGMSFDTVRSHLRLELQDLRRDMSQLMQAAVEAGSTAEDEDDDHVYISGERKLLEVDDLASSMDKLRRLFDVFEHKTSLLQLLDVSSHAQGVQIFIGGESQLVPIEDMAVITAPYEVDGQIVGTLGVIGPTRMAYERVIPIVDITARLLSSALSQN from the coding sequence ATGGATGAACGCTCCAAAACGCTGCTCAAGACCCTGATCGAGCGCTACATTGCCGAAGGCCAGCCGGTCGGCTCCCGCACCCTGTCCAAGTACTCGGGGCTGGACCTGTCGCCGGCGACGATCCGCAATGTGATGTCCGATCTCGAGGAAATGGGTTTTATCGCCAGCCCGCACACGTCGGCCGGCCGGATCCCGACGCCGCGTGGCTACCGGCTGTTCGTCGACTCGATGCTGACGGCCAAGCCGCTCGAGCGCAACGCCGACCTGGCCGAGCTGACCGGGCAGATCCAGGACCAGCTGGGCGGGCAGCAGCTGGGGCCGCAGCGCATGATTACCGCGGCGGCGCGCACGCTGTCCAACCTGTCGCACTTTGCCGGCGTGGTGATGACGCCGCGCCGCGCGCAGGCGTTCCGGCAGATCGAGTTCATGCGGCTGTCGGACAAGCGCATCCTGCTGATCATCGTCAGCCCCGAGGGCGACGTGCAGAACCGCATCATCCAGACCGAACTGCCGTACACGCCGGCCCAGCTGATCGAGGCCGCCAACTTCTTCAACTCGCACTATGCCGGCATGAGCTTCGACACCGTGCGCAGCCACCTGCGGCTGGAGTTGCAGGACCTGCGCCGCGACATGTCGCAGCTGATGCAGGCCGCGGTCGAGGCCGGCAGCACCGCCGAGGACGAGGATGACGACCACGTCTACATCAGCGGCGAGCGCAAGCTGCTCGAAGTCGACGACCTGGCCTCGAGCATGGACAAGCTGCGGCGCCTGTTCGACGTGTTCGAGCACAAGACCAGCCTGCTGCAGCTGCTGGATGTGTCCAGCCATGCGCAGGGCGTGCAGATCTTCATCGGCGGTGAAAGCCAGCTGGTGCCGATCGAGGACATGGCGGTCATTACCGCGCCGTACGAGGTCGACGGGCAGATCGTCGGCACGCTGGGCGTGATCGGCCCCACGCGCATGGCCTACGAGCGTGTGATCCCGATCGTCGACATTACTGCGCGGTTGCTGTCCAGCGCGCTGAGCCAGAACTAG
- the hemH gene encoding ferrochelatase encodes MTFSPEPAYQHGQAPRTAILLVNLGTPDAPTPKAVGRYLKEFLSDPRVVEIPRAAWLPLLYGVILPLRSRASALKYESIWLREAHMTGSPLLVYSERQAHALQRLLHQNGHEVTVACAMRYGNPSIGSVMEALRRQGCEQVLVLPMYPQYSGTTTATAFDEVFRVLGQWRNQPELRLVKHFHDHPAYISALQQQVSAYWARHGMPDFGRGDKLILSFHGVPRRTLELGDPYHCECLKTGRLLGEALGLQPGQYQVTFQSRFGKAEWLQPYTAPTLAELGKVGAGRVDVFCPGFPADCIETLEEIAMEGQTEFKVAGGKDFHFIPCMNDAAPWIAAMAEIALQHLQGWALATPHPHELEARRTRAQARGAAA; translated from the coding sequence ATGACGTTTTCTCCCGAACCGGCCTACCAGCACGGCCAGGCGCCGCGCACGGCCATCCTGCTGGTCAACCTGGGCACCCCCGACGCCCCGACCCCCAAGGCTGTGGGGCGTTACCTGAAAGAATTCCTGTCCGATCCGCGCGTGGTGGAAATACCGCGCGCGGCGTGGCTGCCGCTGCTGTACGGCGTGATCCTGCCGCTGCGCTCGCGCGCGTCGGCGCTCAAGTACGAATCGATCTGGCTGCGCGAGGCCCATATGACGGGCTCGCCGCTGCTGGTCTACAGCGAGCGCCAGGCGCATGCGCTGCAGCGGCTGCTGCACCAGAATGGCCACGAGGTGACGGTGGCGTGCGCAATGCGCTACGGCAACCCGTCGATCGGTTCGGTGATGGAGGCGCTGCGCCGCCAGGGCTGCGAGCAGGTGCTGGTGCTGCCCATGTATCCGCAGTACTCTGGCACCACCACCGCCACGGCCTTCGACGAGGTGTTCCGGGTGCTGGGCCAGTGGCGCAACCAGCCCGAGCTGCGGCTGGTCAAGCATTTCCATGACCATCCGGCGTATATCTCCGCATTGCAGCAACAGGTCAGCGCCTATTGGGCGCGGCACGGCATGCCGGATTTCGGCCGGGGCGACAAGCTGATCCTGTCGTTCCACGGCGTGCCGCGCCGGACGCTGGAACTGGGCGATCCCTACCATTGCGAGTGCCTGAAGACCGGCCGCCTGCTCGGCGAGGCGCTGGGCCTGCAACCGGGGCAGTACCAGGTGACGTTCCAGTCCCGATTCGGCAAGGCCGAGTGGCTGCAGCCCTATACGGCGCCGACGCTGGCGGAACTGGGCAAGGTCGGTGCCGGGCGCGTGGACGTGTTCTGCCCGGGCTTTCCGGCGGACTGCATCGAGACGCTGGAAGAAATCGCCATGGAAGGCCAGACTGAGTTCAAGGTCGCGGGCGGCAAGGACTTCCACTTCATTCCATGCATGAACGATGCCGCGCCGTGGATCGCGGCGATGGCGGAGATTGCGCTGCAGCACCTGCAGGGCTGGGCCCTCGCCACGCCGCATCCGCATGAACTGGAGGCGCGGCGCACGCGTGCGCAGGCGCGGGGAGCGGCGGCATGA